A window of Modestobacter versicolor contains these coding sequences:
- a CDS encoding polysaccharide pyruvyl transferase family protein yields MRVLVTGWFSFDEVIATVGDELGADVVVGWLTELGIDHDVAWAPYLGRGPHWRDVDASGYTHLVFVSGPLMDMPLLRELTAAFAHAQRWAVNVSIVPDDARPLFHQVWERDAPGLSRPDLAIGTTTPDVPVVAVAFAPAQEEYGPRSQADQVRATIEGWLKTRGMPWFELDMDLFDKPYERFPSQVEALIRRADVVVSMRLHALVLGLAHDVPVIACDAIAGGAKVSAQAAALGWPVVLRAGEIDPTTLDAALEHALSGTLTGELAEARRRGAEGNARAREWFVEQLGDARPER; encoded by the coding sequence ATGCGCGTCCTGGTCACCGGTTGGTTCAGCTTCGACGAGGTGATCGCCACCGTCGGCGACGAGCTGGGGGCCGACGTCGTCGTCGGCTGGCTCACCGAGCTCGGCATCGACCACGACGTCGCCTGGGCGCCCTACCTGGGCCGCGGGCCGCACTGGCGGGACGTGGACGCGAGCGGGTACACCCACCTGGTGTTCGTCAGCGGCCCGCTGATGGACATGCCGCTGCTGCGCGAGCTGACCGCGGCGTTCGCGCACGCGCAGCGCTGGGCGGTGAACGTCTCGATCGTCCCGGACGACGCCCGCCCGCTGTTCCACCAGGTCTGGGAGCGCGACGCCCCGGGGCTGTCCCGGCCCGACCTGGCCATCGGCACGACGACGCCCGACGTCCCGGTGGTGGCCGTCGCGTTCGCCCCGGCGCAGGAGGAGTACGGCCCGCGCAGTCAGGCCGACCAGGTGCGGGCCACCATCGAGGGCTGGCTCAAGACCCGCGGGATGCCGTGGTTCGAGCTGGACATGGACCTGTTCGACAAGCCCTACGAGCGCTTCCCCTCGCAGGTCGAGGCGCTCATCCGGCGGGCGGACGTGGTGGTGAGCATGCGGCTGCACGCGCTCGTGCTCGGGCTGGCGCACGACGTGCCGGTCATCGCCTGCGACGCCATCGCCGGGGGAGCGAAGGTCAGCGCGCAGGCCGCGGCGCTGGGCTGGCCGGTGGTGCTGCGGGCCGGCGAGATCGACCCGACCACGCTGGACGCGGCGCTCGAGCACGCCCTGTCGGGCACGCTGACCGGGGAGCTGGCCGAGGCCCGCCGCCGCGGTGCCGAGGGCAACGCCCGGGCGCGCGAGTGGTTCGTCGAGCAGCTCGGGGACGCCCGTCCGGAGCGCTGA